From Phragmites australis chromosome 5, lpPhrAust1.1, whole genome shotgun sequence, a single genomic window includes:
- the LOC133917605 gene encoding protein S40-4-like — protein MARTTRSTATERAYLQFAPSPNGVVASPAEEFDESDIWGSFSQAVASDPRAPAESLRARPVPAAARPAGRQTKPVAVGRAGGAAHGSLPVNIPDWSKILGDEYRGRHDAGDWELDDADEDDVDAAAVPPHVLAWRRRAASLLAHEGAGVVGRTLKVRDAVWKRTTGFQD, from the coding sequence ATGGCGAGGACCACGCGGTCGACGGCGACGGAGCGCGCGTACCTGCAGTTCGCGCCGTCGCCGAACGGCGTGGTGGCCAGCCCGGCCGAGGAGTTCGACGAGTCGGACATCTGGGGCTCGTTCAGCCAGGCCGTCGCGTCGGATCCCAGGGCACCGGCCGAGTCGCTGCGGGCTCGTCCGGTTCCGGCTGCCGCCCGGCCGGCCGGGCGGCAGACGAAGCCGGTGGCGGTCGGCAGGGCCGGCGGCGCAGCGCACGGGTCTTTGCCGGTGAATATACCGGACTGGTCCAAGATCCTTGGCGACGAGTACCGGGGCCGCCACGACGCCGGCGACTGGGAGCTGGACGACGCGGACGAGGACGACGtcgacgcggcggcggtgccgccGCACGTGCTGGCGTGGCGGCGCCGGGCCGCGTCGTTGTTGGCGCACGAAGGCGCGGGCGTCGTCGGCAGGACGCTCAAGGTCCGGGACGCGGTTTGGAAGAGGACCACCGGGTTCCAGGACTGA